The Sesamum indicum cultivar Zhongzhi No. 13 unplaced genomic scaffold, S_indicum_v1.0 scaffold00173, whole genome shotgun sequence genome window below encodes:
- the LOC105179578 gene encoding uncharacterized protein LOC105179578, which produces MGTWYGYEKIEAYTSASMDKTETPSYGILDDGRIEYCSGLGRPLYPDAITRACTRLDFARVCVMIDVNQTLTNHIIIMTPDEEGGETPCKIDIEYEWLPPKCTGCLTLGHSVKDCSMKKTQKHTKPPVKVYVPKSNVPPPPKPKEQQKKHDFVVEVDKVPKKNHGVEQEERETSSHKEKETRVRINNALNIQSFLLPHWKWFIDYASVGNRILVAWDANVVDVHILDSRNQLMHCRVTNRTDSKSLIITIVYGASEMIDRRNLWTILETLAHEHSDEPWLVGGDFNAVREMNEVCGISGDIRMAMEEFNAGIQEAGLIPLPMQGEWYTWHNCNTNSQSLWKRLDRILINDRWFARFPSSSYHSLLSRTSDHSPLVLHGDTQNQTRVGMFRFDNYLTRSPEFIPNVQNIWQHRIIGTPMFAVTHKLKALKPVFREQRRKKGGLTLNVQLAKGFLDEAQDLVRYDRQNEVLLQLEHCCRIVYAKAVKQEQIMMQQRANAVDERR; this is translated from the exons ATGGGAACCTGGTATGgttatgagaaaattgaagcatacacaagtgccaGTATGGATAAAACTGAGACACCTTCCTatggaattctggacgacggaCGGATTGAGTATTGTAGTGGTTTGGGTAGGCCTTTATACCCTGATGCAAtaacgagggcatgcacgagactggatttcgctcgtgtatgcgtgatgatcGATGTTAATCAGACATTaacaaatcatattattataatgacgcCAGATGAGGAGGGTGGGGAAACCCCATGCAAGATTGATattgagtatgaatggctcccCCCTAAATGCACAGGATGCCTGACACTGGGTCACTCGGTGAAGGATTGTTCAATGAAAAAAACTCAGAAACATACAAAGCCGCCGGTTAAAGTGTATGTACCTAAATCCAACGTCCCTCCTCCACCTAAACCCAAGGAGCAACAAAAGAAACATGATTTTGTAGTTGAGGTGGATAAAGTACCAAAGAAAAATCATGGTGTTGAACAGGAAGAACGAGAAACGTCATCACATAAAGAGAAAG aaactcgtgttcgtatcAATAATGCTTTGAATATTCAGTCgtttttgcttcctcattggaaatggtttattGATTATGCATCTGTGGGTAACCGTATTTTGGTAGCGTGGGATGCAAATGTTGTTGATGTTCATATACTTGATTCAAGGAATCAACTTATGCATTGTCGTGTCACTAATAGGACTGACAGTAAATCGCTCATTATTACTATCgtttatggtgcctctgagatgATTGATCGTAGGAACTTATGGACTATTCTGGAAACATTGGCACATGAACACTCGGACGAGCCCTGGCTAGTAGGGggggactttaatgcagtccgagaaatgaatgaggtATGTGGAATTTCTGGTGATATtaggatggccatggaagaattcaatgccGGTATTCAGGAGGCCGGGTTAATACCTTTGCCTATGCAGGGTGAATGGTATACCTGGCATAATTGCAACACGAACTCGCAGAGTCTTTGGAAGAGATTGGATCGTATccttattaatgatagatggttCGCACGATTTCCTTCCTCTAGTTATCATAGCCTTTTGTCGCGAACTTCTGACCACTCGCCGCTAGTACTACATGGAGAtacacaaaatcaaacaagagtagggatgtttcgatttgataactaccttACACGCTCACCTGAATTCATTCCCAATGTACAGAATATTTGGCAGCATAGAATCATTGGGACTcctatgtttgcggtaacaCATAAACTTAAAGCTTTGAAACCGGTCTTTAGAGaacaaaggaggaagaaggggggCTTAACACTCAATGTTCAACTAGCCAAAGGAtttcttgatgaggcacaAGATCTGGTGAGATATGATAGACAGAACGAAGTACTTTTACAGTTAGAACACTGTTGCCGAATAGTATATGCTAAAGCAGTAAAACAGGAGCAAATCATGATGCAACAACGAGccaatgcagtggatgaaaggaggtga